Sequence from the Aspergillus nidulans FGSC A4 chromosome III genome:
AGTACCATGATGAAAGGTTTGTTGCCTACCCATGAGCGAAGACTAATTAACTGATAATGTTGGTCGACAGTGGTGATGTGCCATTTCAAGTGTCCGCTTCCTCAACTGCTGTCTTTTACGTCTCCCTGCAACCGGCTTTGCTGAAGGGTTACAAAATCCGCGTCACCTCGCTAGATCCTCTAACCGGTCGACAAGCGTCTCAGCAGATTCTCAACTCCGACAGCGATGTTTCCGGACCGGACTCCGTTCTCTTTGTGGGCGCCAACACCGCGTTTCCTGTCATCGCCTGGGCAGATAAGTCGCATAGGACGTTGAAGGTTAATGTCATCGGAACAAAACAAGTGACGCAGGTTAATATTGAGAACACCAGCGGAGAAGATATCAGGTCCATCTATATCCACGCCCCAAAGGCCCTTAATGCGCTGCCCCACTTCCTGGTCCAGTACGAGACGGCATCCGGTTCATGGGCGGAAGTCTACCACGTTGACTTGGCATCTTCGACCGTTTCCAAGGCGTACAGTTTGCCTTTTTTGCAGGGATGGTCTGTCTTCTCTACGGGCACCAAGGACGCCAATGTTTATTTCATCCGGGTCACCGATTCTGAGACTACAGTTGTGTCGTCTGTCTCTCACGGCATCATCGGAAGGTGGACTCAGCACCCTTCCTTAGATGGTGCTGTGCATGCGGTTTCAGAGGTAGCCATGAAAGGCGACTCCGTGGCTGTTCGTTCGGCCATAGTATTGGAGTCTGGTGACTGGCAATTGATCCAAAATGGTGCGGTTGGGTGGACTAGACCTGAAGCGCTGTCCGGTGCGCTGGCCGCTAGCTGGGCGGATGTCGACAGTCAGCAAGATTTGGCCCATCAACTCGAAGTTGAAGGTCACGAGAGCCTCCTCAAAGCGTACACGCACCGTGTGAAGCGTCACCTTAAGGATCTCGAGAACCTTCCCAACTGGCTAAAAGATCTCCCTAAACGTGTTATCACCAGCATCCTGGCTGACGAGGTTTCGAACTTAGACAGCTTTGGCGTCTCCAAACCTGTCATCGTTGCTACGAAAAACGGATGGGTCTATGCTCTGGACAGTGGAAACCACGGCAAAGTCGCCTGGAGCGtcaaagctgctgaagcggaCACCTGGAATGTCAAGTCAATCCAGACTCAGCCCGGACTAGCGACCGTACAAGCTGCTGACGGCAGCTCTGTTACCCTAAACGTTACTACTGGGCATATCACTCACACCTCCGCTGCCACAGATAAGCCCTCATCTGAAGCCAACACATCTCCAGACGTGTACACCGTGACGCAAGAAGATGGGAAAATACTCGGATGGAGCTCGAAAGACTCTCGCATCCCAGTCTGGACGTTCCAGCCCGCGCCAGGCGAGAAGATCATCCGCGCCACTGCCCGCCCACCTCACGACCCAGTTGCTTCCATCGGCAAGGTCCTGGGCAACCGATCCGTTCTGTACAAGTATCTAACCCCGAACGCAGCTCTCGCCGTGCGGCGGGCGAAGATTCGGCCACATTCTACCTGCTCGACGGGGTCACCGGCCGCATTCTCCATACCAGCACGCACAAAGGAGTGGACACTGCGCAGCCCATCGCATCTGCCATGTCAGAGAACTGGTTCGCATACTCCTTCTACGCCGAGGGCACCGATCCCTCTGAGCCCAAGGGTTACCAGCTTGTCATTTCGGAAATGTATGAATCGCCCATACCAAACGACCGTGGCCCTCTAGGATCCGCGTCCAACTACTCCTCCATTGCCGACCTGCCCCAACCTCACGTCATCTCCCAGTCCTTCATCATCGCAGAGCCAATCTCTTACATGGCCGTCACCCAGACCCGCCAGGGCATCACAACGCGCCAGCTCCTCGCCACACTTCCTGCGTCGAACGCTATAATCGGCATCCCACGTCCAGTCCTCGACCCCCGCCGTCCAGTCGGCCGAGACCCTACTCCTACGGAAGCCGAAGAGGGCCTGATGAAATATGCGCCCTTTCTTGATTTCGATGGGCGGTGGTACCTCTCTCACGCGCGTCAGGTGGCAGGCATCAACACCGTTCTGTCCGCACCCACGCTCCTTGAGAGTACAAGTCTGATATTTGGTTTCGGAAACGATATTTTCGCGACGAGGGCGACCCCGTCTCAGGCTTTTGATATCCTGGGCAAGGGATTTTCGAAACTGCAGTTGCTTTTGACAATTG
This genomic interval carries:
- a CDS encoding uncharacterized protein (transcript_id=CADANIAT00005701), encoding MRLQATLFLVASCVPSAFAIYADEVGHIDYHHALLGVPSSQSTFFHRPSSSSNAALLYTLSENSLLGAVNPKDGSLLWRQNLSRPAVTPDRDAQGLLRASGGKNAVVSALGDYVSAWSALDGKLIWKSSSPGMPVVDLELLELEDASSAPLVTDAIALSGGHSGSVRRLDGSTGEVKWEYHDESGDVPFQVSASSTAVFYVSLQPALLKGYKIRVTSLDPLTGRQASQQILNSDSDVSGPDSVLFVGANTAFPVIAWADKSHRTLKVNVIGTKQVTQVNIENTSGEDIRSIYIHAPKALNALPHFLVQYETASGSWAEVYHVDLASSTVSKAYSLPFLQGWSVFSTGTKDANVYFIRVTDSETTVVSSVSHGIIGRWTQHPSLDGAVHAVSEVAMKGDSVAVRSAIVLESGDWQLIQNGAVGWTRPEALSGALAASWADVDSQQDLAHQLEVEGHESLLKAYTHRVKRHLKDLENLPNWLKDLPKRVITSILADEVSNLDSFGVSKPVIVATKNGWVYALDSGNHGKVAWSVKAAEADTWNVKSIQTQPGLATVQAADGSSVTLNVTTGHITHTSAATDKPSSEANTSPDVYTVTQEDGKILGWSSKDSRIPVWTFQPAPGEKIIRATARPPHDPVASIGKVLGNRSVLYNTHKGVDTAQPIASAMSENWFAYSFYAEGTDPSEPKGYQLVISEMYESPIPNDRGPLGSASNYSSIADLPQPHVISQSFIIAEPISYMAVTQTRQGITTRQLLATLPASNAIIGIPRPVLDPRRPVGRDPTPTEAEEGLMKYAPFLDFDGRWYLSHARQVAGINTVLSAPTLLESTSLIFGFGNDIFATRATPSQAFDILGKGFSKLQLLLTIVALAIGVSMLAPMARKKKNDTLWKAR